One Triticum dicoccoides isolate Atlit2015 ecotype Zavitan chromosome 3B, WEW_v2.0, whole genome shotgun sequence genomic window, tcagttgttcatattcctcagctgaagaaaatgggtgacaagaagccacagaaggaaggaaaaaggcctgaggtcaacaTTGAAATCCTTGAGgatatttatgctggatactgcactcctgatgaggccaagtttggcaaggaggacaagaatcagcgcaaggtgcgcatacaacaaattgagaggagatgggcacgagaatggagggagtacaggtatgttactcccaagtacatgaagaaattcacgctcaaccctccatgctcaagacctccattgagacctggccaactggcggatcccaccagcctcaagcgcggtgaggactatgctactgaatgggctaggcgccaggccaaactagccaagcaagcaaaagaagcagtgaggaaattcaatgaagattctgctgctgctgctaacgctgccgaggcctctggtagtaagcccaggaaggctatgccaaagaagcccgctcacaagtcAAGTGCTTCTCCTTCTATGCCCTCACggacaagttcctcagcaatgccctcacggccaacatcttcaaagccctcacggtcaATTCCTCAgtttgctcctcctcctcctccgacaaagtcttcagttACTCCGACAACATCTTCGGCACCTGTGCACCTTGCcatgtgccaaaggactcaaggcttctctattgcctcaggagcatctggaaGCTCCTTAGCTGCTCGACCTTCCTCAGCTGGTCCCTCACTACTGAAGAAAAAGGCCATTGCTGGACGAGgtcttcgaccaagtcctcataagaagcaagtcgctttccaagtgccctctgatgatgatgaggcggatgatgatgaacttgccgaaatcatcaaagataggcaagccagggccgctagagccaaaggcagcaatgtgccactacttCTGGATCTCAAACTGATCCTtgatttcattgacttatggcacaaggaccccactacacctttgccggagatgaacctcactcctggtcaaagtcatgtcctCACTCACTTTATTGAGGAAGAAAAGTGGCGATATGAAGAAGGACGAAGGCTGAAGAAAGCACAATACAAGAAACAACGCTACctgaaggacaatgtcctcactcttacccctgaacAACTCATTGTTGTGCAAGCtaaaatcaagcaactgagtgatgatttcaatTGGTATCATGCTGATTGCAAGGGAGCAAAGGTTCGGTTCGTCAATTTGACAAAGACTTTCTCTTCAACTGCCTCTGCACCGGTGcatgttgaaattcctcaggctgaagaatctgcccagcccactgaagaacatgccaacaccgctgatgtcagtatggctgctgaagaaaatgagagtaccagggctgatgactccattccagctgctgaagatattgctagggcacccactagtggtgtgcctgaagaaagtgaacaagtcagggcaactacaatagttgcgcctgaagaaaatgcacctcctgcacctacaccaactccgatccttccatctgcattagatgtgaagaagaccaaggctgcagagcgtgcaatgatgaaaaagaggaaggcatcaacatcttcaaattcttcagctctgaagaagatgaagactctgatcagttcaattgacaatccaattgatgttgttcccgtctcttcaatgccatcaaaggaccttgttccttttggtgaagaatatgtgattcctaatgaatcagatgaagaaactccttctgctgcttcgacagagcagttggacgaagaaattgaagtggatgagatcccttcaacaCCAGTCATTTTCTCACATTtgcctcagtttactgttgaagaggcaggtgttgaagaaattgaagaggaggatgtggacattggttgtaccactcctgtgctcaatgatgaattttgggacagacaacatcccaactctccaatgttcactccccttcaagctattcctcagtcccctgccgcCACTGAAGTGCATATGGGATCTGAAAAACCTCATGCAACCCcgagtgttcatgaagaaattctagccactagtgctgaagaaattgtcaatgaagaATTGACAACCCAGGCCGAAGCTgctgaagagcctgaaattcctcagcctaaggaacctgagattgcgattcctgaggtggtaatgcaattgactgatactcctcagcccaagccaaaggatcattTCTCTAAGAagaaaaaattcaaggctgatgatttctttggcgagcacgtattcttcacggatttcaacccctatgacaatgctcgtcttagaaggaagcgtttctggactaccAGCCAGGCCAactcactactggaatctggcacttcgccatctgccatggcagatggcaaaggcatggttggcggatggcaaacagtttgtctgaaaccctgccggtaaaggcttctttgctgtctgctggctgatggcaaagagcctgtgcctttgccatcagctggcagatggcaaagcctcttaacggggttagccccgttagaaggctaacggcatactttgccatctgccagcagatggcaaaggctacaggctctttgccgtttgccagcagatggcaaaggctgcatgctttgccgtctgccagcagatggcaaagagcccaaataggctagcccaaattttacatgtagatgacacgtggcctctttgccatctgccagcagatggcaaagctctttgccatctgccagcagatggcaaagtgactatattgccccatttaattttgttttttcttatcagttcattttcacagaaaatcaaacacaaatatatttatatgaccaatatagcatattcaacacatattaccaatagtcatgaacacatatatatccaacacatgttaccaatagtagcaagtttcatccgtacatatacatagtttcatcaatattacacagtttcatccataggtagcaagtttcacaaggtcaaaacgaaaactaaatacaagcactccatcaacccaagcttccgtgatcttaagcaaatctgtaaaatgggaaagaagaaagttagaagaagaagactagaagaagaagattattatgatgcggaAATATGCATGgattgtcaaaacttgcattaTCCTACTATCGCTAGTACAACAAAGCTGCAGGTTGGCATAGTTCATGAACCATGTACATCATGACAAATACAATATCATCCAATGCTCGACTATGAACAAAATTGAACAATTACACCTCACAAAGGCGGAGCATAGAACCAACAAGCAAGTAGGAGGGGTATAAGAGGACGTGAGGAGCTCACCGGAGGGGGTTCTAGCCTAGGCTGAGCTTCATCACCATGGATGCGGCTAGGGAAATCAGACGAGTCTACCATCataggagcaccaccaccaccaccgccaaaacTGGAATGGCCAGAGCAAATCGCCATCATATGGGTCACCACCACCGAATGATCTTGCAAGGTGTAAAGTCTCCACATTTCAGTATAAACTAGTGGCGTCAAAAAACAAGCAGTAGCAGGCAGAAGGTAAATTCTAGTAACTGATGATTAGTAGACAAAAACAGGAAATAGATCGCACCAGTAGCAAAGTCCACTGCCGCAAGTCCTAAACATTTCATTCAGATCATATATGAAACTCACTAGTAAGCGTGCATGTGCAACTCACGTTTCAAACGTTGATCAAGTGAGTGTGAGTTCACGGTATAAAACTAAAATATGTTTTGCAAATAAATAAATTAAATGGATACAAAACTGCATGTCGTTTAAATTGTATTTTAAAAAGTGAGACATCACTGTGATCCAATAATCAGATGAAGAATCAGTTTGTGGCCTCGATAACCAATGTTTTCACGCAAAATGGTTTCTGAGATGAATTTACACACAACCAATATGTAAGTTCCGAGCACATGCAAGAGAAGAATTGAAGTTATGCATATATCTTACCCTGTTACCATCAGATGCAAGTGAACTATTAGCTTAAGATCACTTGAGCCCAGAGAGCGaagaacatttttttttcaaattacatCATTTAGAATTGCAAAATGGACCAAAGATAAGATAATTCATACATTGGATAAAGTGGCAAAAGATAGCAATGGTGTAAATAGGCATGGGACATCCCAAATATACATTGGATAAAATGCAAGGTGATAATAAGATTAGATCTGGTCACTTTATTACAAAGTAGTAAGACTAAATCTCCCAAAATAAAAATGGTTGTTCTGCCTATAAAATATATAATGCAGCCCCAATTAAAAAAGGTAGAATAAATTATGCCACAAATTGCATCATCGGCCAGCCTAACTGCGCTAATGTATCCATTTCAGAATGGCAAGCAAGCAAGTGTGTCGGGTAGCTACATGACTATAAACTTTAGTGTGGTCGATGATACCAGCAACCATCAAGTCCTCGTACTACCGAACAGAAGGATCGCACACTTGCAGCTAGAAATAATCTGGTACGACATcatcttttatgctattcagatctATGCAGAAATATATGAACTTTATATTAGTAAATGAGATCTAACCTTCTCGGTAACAATGTTGTCATTGACACCCACATTCTTTGCAATCAATTTGAATGGAAAAACTGAAATGTTCAATGGTTCAACATGATTGTTTGTGACCCACATGTGGTGGACCGTGTTGGCTGCGGGTATTAGGAGCACGGGGCAATGTCATTCGTTTCTTGTACCTTATGAAACAGGGTATCCTTGACACATCTACTTTAGCAgccaatttgaaaatagttcacacTCCACAACAATACCTTCCTTAATGGCAGCGTGCGAAAAGAAGAAGCAATTCAGAAGCTTTAAGGAAGCAACAAACTAATTGActtaattctgcttctttgaaaagCAAATACAAAGGACAACTTGAAATGTTCAATGAAAAAACATTGATTGACTCACCTAGTTACATTAGAGCATCCTCAACTCCCAACCTCTCTTTAAGTTCAGTTTATGTTCGTCCTCCCACCTATCAAGTCATGGGTTACAGTCACCATATCATCCTTCCTTCCAACAGGTTATCAAGGAAAAGAGCAGCATATCAACAGATAATGCCCTCCATTAATACCTGAATGACAGCGACACCACCGGCCAGTGCTATCCTCTGGTTGAGTTCTCCTTCTCGTAGTCTAGTTTTGCTGCCAGCAAATTAGTAATGATAACTTAGAATCAGACTTAAGACTATGACACTTCCTATGTTTGCGATAAATAAAACAACTACACATATAGGTCATACAAATAGATTTATAATCAACTCCCAGGATGAAGCCTTCAAGAATTTCTAATAAAGGGaggcataaagaaaagaaaaggaggcaTAAAGTGTATTGTAATATGAAGAAACTTCTAATCTGCATCTACTACCAAGAATTATAAAATGGAACCCTCAAGAATTATGCTACCAAGTCAAGGGAGGCATAGAGAAGAAAATGGTCGTACCTCATTGAGATTTTCTATCTGTGCCATCCTCTTAGTCACTTCTTCCTGGGCTACATGAAACTTCTGTTATGAGTTGTGAATGAAAGATAAAGCAACAACAAGGAGATGATAGAGATATAGCAGATCAGAACCATTTTGACATAATGAtaaattcctacaagattcctgtAAATCAAAGGAGGTCTTTTCTTTAATAACAAACGAAAGGAAGCAAGTACATGCAAAAATAAATTTGACACTCTTGCCAATAAAATGTTGTACCAAACTACCAAAGTAAAGCAAAATTTACAGAGGTATTGTAATTCGGTTTCTGTACCAAAATCAACGGGAAAAAAATCTCAAAGATGTGGTTAACAAAATCTGCCGGCAATGCAAACTTGCAAACAAACAATACCTACTAAATCAGTGGTGCCTTGCAAATGCAGGTTGTTGTGTGCCTACAGAACGTCCTAATTCCTAAATGGGCATTGAAGGCCTACGGGGATCAGAGGATCAGCCTTATTCTTATGCTTCTACCTACAGGGATTTTTTGAGCTAGCTAGGTTAAAACTtgaactaattaataatatatatgtatataataatAATGGAATACCTGACATGAACTATAATATTAATATGAGGGCCTCCTTGTGTTTATATGTATAGAATGcttatatgtatatatgtatagaatATGTATAGAATATGGGCCTCCTTGTGATTCCTCAAAAGAATATCAAATGTGAATAAACAAAAAATCACTCTTATCATTTACTTTTCTTTACATTAAAATGAAAAACATCCACCAGGGAAACCTACTGTTCTACTAAAAACACATTTGTTTCCCTGGGGTGTACTGTTTTGCAAACTTGTTTCTCATATCAATCttgctaaatctcagtcgactgagacctcgTTAAGagtctcagtcgatgctatattcTTGAGATCCTACACTGAGATTTTCTCACATAGTACTACTATTTATGCCAGTTCATAAGCATTTTCCACAAACTACTTTGAGATTTTGCACTGCGTTTGGCTGGGAGGTAACCGAATTTGCCAGCTGGTTACTTGCTTTTGCCCATGTTTTGCAGAACAAATAACAGGCCATACTAGACATGAAGAATGACACTAGGTCCATGGAAAAATAGCACAAGAATTTGTTTTTTGGATGCTAAGAAAGCCGGCAACAGGCTAAATTGCACTTCCTCAGCCTCTCTAAAAAAGGCACCTACAGCATTGGATATCAAAAGGACCCGTCGAAACTTAGTTTACGAAATCGGAGATATCGAACTTAGTTTACAAACTCTGCTAGTACATGATATTGCAACCAAGCTTGCATACCTCAGGTTTTCAATGTCTTGACAAACGTCAGCATCACACAAGCTTAAGAGCATTTTCGAAGCATTTCAGCATAAGAAACATTTCCGGGTCAAGCTTCTAACAAATAGTCCATTAGCTTTACCGAACGATCGTAATCATCTTCAACTCCGCACCTCCCTCAAGGTCATAAGAAGACATCTTCTCCTTTGACGGAAACACTAAAACTGGATTTGTTATTGTTCTCTCcccttgtcttgcattgcttatagCCATTACACAGGCTGATGCCTGGACGGCCGCACTATTGTATTCCACGAAATTTGATTGCATGGCCTGCAAGCTGATATCATCAGATAATCACTAAACAAGTAAGCGGTCAAACCGTAAGACAGACGAGTTTTCCAAATGATGCTTATAACAAGGAAGCTGCTGGAGGGGGCAGAGCTGAATTACCTATGGTTAGGCAGAGCCATGATCATCGTCTTGCTGCTTATTCTCGGCTTCGAGCCATTCGTCGCTGCCGTCAATCCACTGACGTAGATCTGCTACTACAGAGACACCCACATGAATGAGAGCACCTAAAAGCAAACCTTGAGCTCCTATCTACTGCTCTATTCACTAGCGCCTCATATCCACGAACTGACCAAGACTGCATATACGGCATCGTGGTGTGCCGCGGTGATGGCGTCGTCGATGCCTGCCCCAGCTGCATCACCACAGCATTCCAGGATGTGTGGTGGGCCGTGGATGAGGGGGAGGGCCGGCGACGGGGCGGGGAAGCGACGGCGATGGGGCGGGGGAGCGACGCGGCCGGTGACAGGGCAAGGGAGCGACGGGGCCGGCGACAGGGTGGCGGGGGAGGGCCGGCGACGGGGCGGGGGAGGGCCGGCAACGGGGCAGGGGAGCGACGGTGACGGGGCGGGGGAGTGACGCAGCCGGCGACAGGGCGGGGGAGCGACGGGGCCGGCGACAGGGTGGCGGCGGGCGAGCCTAGAGCGCCATCGACGGGGGTTGTTCGGTGTGTGGATGAGATGCGAACAACGTTTTTTTTACCTGGATgggtggggagagagagagaggggataaccccacagttttttttacctggaaaaaaataaccccatctctttgccatctgccagcagatggcaaagaatctttgccgtctgctggcatatggcaaagaggtggggctggtaTGCCGTTACACGCTTGACGGCCACAGGATTtgccaacctctttgccatctgctggcagatagcAAATATTATTTGtcatccactagcagatggcaaagaattggctgatggcaaccatgttctttgccgtctttcagttctttgccatctgttttttataagtagatggcaaagacgttctttgccatcagctggcagatggcaaagagctagctgatggcaaattccctgtttccagtagtgacttctattcctcagtgctttaCAACAAgggcaaagtcttcgatcatgagcatattcctcatgtggacatggaatccatgccttgcttctctcaagtcctcagcatgattcatgacgctggcttgctcaatttctactctgacatagttgattggaatgaagagcttattcttcagttctacgcaaccttgcatatcacaggcgatgctgctgaggtcaattcttgggtgttggactggatgactgaaaatactcattaaaaggcaccagcctctgaatttctTCGTGCCTTAcctatcagtcctccacctgacggtGCTCGCTGTGtgtatgatgaacctgaacttactgatcactatatgcaagtgctcatgaagccgctgaagccaggacaagctccaaggaccaaattccttgtgaaggaattgctctatgtgcccagaaccatctaccgcattctgacgaagaccatgagtcccatcaaaggccatgactcatccgatgaagaaattatcggaatgatgaagaatatgcttttcaatatcatgcatggcatccccataaattatcatgatttcttcatgaggactctggcaaatgttgcactttctccatttgagctgaagccttacgcgtcgtggatcatgagattcctcagaacaaggttttcactcaactacaaggcagattttcagaatcacctcatctacttgccccctattgaagtcctcaagcggacaatttcctcatctgatgagaagggcaagtcaccagctgtgatcgatgaaggcactcgtccattggatggtcagttccgccaagctgcatcctactccaccaatgatgactctgccacacatgattctgctgccaatgctccaaagtcaagtcctcaagctactgctcctcgtgtgatgactgaccgtgaactgctgataagtcttcaccagaaggtggatcgcaaccacaagtgggttaagcgtcagtttggttctattcttcacaacatgacttccacacataatgcagtgaagaaaaaccactactacctccatgaagtgtttgatcacaCCTGGGCTAttttgtcacatctatatggtgaagaagatctgaagcaaatgggcttcaaggaagactttcactggtctgctcctcctccgaagagatacaagaaggtcaaggttcctcccttggtggccagctcatattcttcatcacgcgatacggacgagcatgaagacttggacgacactgcaataggccctacatcgactcaagaccctgccaacgctggtgctcctccatcatcatgatattcttcaggggcgttagtcctcagtttcaacccttttggtcattcgatgacaaagggggagaaatttgagttagtcttcaagcgggtctatgtatgggcgttttttgctaagttacaactctcattcttctgatgactttgatggatcgagttgtaatcttaaactctatggtggcttgatacttctgctgtgttcttctgcatgcttattcctcatttatgttaatgcacgcatgctgaattacatcagtcaccatatttcatcatgcatttcaaattcctcatattatatgttaaatgcgtttaTGAatgacaagatatagggggagatctccatgattatactcttcaagtgtgcattccttcaaaagcaaattcctcactatgcacatcttcagggggagttcttctatatcttgcaatcaaattcctcaatatcagtatttacacttcatatgtttatccccgttgaaaacttaacctatattgtcatcaatcaccaaaaagggggagattgtaagtgcatctagtgccccttagtgattttggtgtattgaagacttataggttaagggactgatgcgtttgtgagtgtacacaggtatataagtctatgagaagtttgatatttacagagaatgtcgacccctaaaaatgaagttcttcatctgaagactttggatttcggaagactttctgaagacttactgaagactttgaaagtgaagaaattggtgtgaccctgaagacttggtattcattcgaggaacatgaagcgtgaagaattttgtttttatagtttcattttctctttcttgagtcataggaaacaccgtactgttaaagggggtcgaggaaatactaaggaaaaatttccatgtgatgctcaactcaaaatcctacacctaccgatcccttcgagtgaagccattggaaatctcatacacttcagtcaaattcttcagtgacagagacaaagttcttctgatctctgaggaatttgttctgactgaggagttaggaattcgctagtgcgaattgcctacacagtgaggaacatgatagcctgaggtatttgagagtcaaatattcctaccgttgctgtgctacgcgccagctgtcccaaaatatctacccacctaacggtcatatcagacaagggcatttatgtcttatcatgtcgggctactccctaggctataaatagccgccccctacaaccactagctggttggctgctccgagagaaactgacacttgtcatttgagagcaacccatcctccgaggactttgagcgaaaatcatcaagtgaggaaatcccaaacccaaacctacaaaaccccaagtgattgagcatcactgaagagattgatcctgcgtggatccgatgcttctttcctttgaagactgtgcttcttccagacggttaggcgtcaaggtctagagcatccaagaggaattgtggatcaccgagtgaccaagtttgtgaaggttcggaagtcacgtgaagacttaccacgagtgattgggcaaggtctgtgtgaccttagctcaaggagaatacggtgaggattgtgtgtccgggactgtgtgtcctcgagtttaaatactcagccgctccaaccatatgtacaactgagacagcagttggaactggtctaccaaatcattgtcttcaccgagctaactggttctatgtcctcaactctttcatttcctcatgcatgttgttgtgtgcctgttcatatctgtttgaagactttgactgaagactttctcaatttcctcagttcagtttcttcagtctgtccatcttcatcttgtgttatcctgtgtttacgctttctgtactctgtgcttgtcttcatttcatcatgatgactatgcttgtgttctgtttcattcctttctgagtacttattctgctgctagtagttcttcatttaggaatttcctcaccagcaaattcctcagtgaagaattcataaaaatctcctattcacccccccctctagtcgatataacgcactttcaatacccctccaccccctcttcattcgtggagagagccatcagaacgaacctacactttcaacttacattttctgagagagaaccacatactcatgtgttgagaccaagatattctattcctaccatatgaatcttgatctctagccttccccaagttgctttccactcaaatcttctttccaccaaatccaaatcccgtgagagagagttgagtgttggggagactatcatttgaagcacaagagcaaggatttcatcatcaacacaccatttgttacttcttggagagtggtgtctcctaggttggctaggtgtcacttgggagcctccgacaagattgtggagttgaaccaaggagtttgtaagggcaaggagatcgcctactttgtgaagatctatggctagtgaggcaagtccttcgtgggcgacgaccatgctgggatagacaaggttgcttcttcgtggacccttcttgggtggagccctccatggactcgcacagccgttacccttcgtgggttgaagtctccatcaacgtgtatgtacgatagcaccacctattggaaccacaacaaaaacatctgtgtctccaattgtgtttgatttctccaaacccttccctttatatttttgcaagttgcatgctttactttcctctgctcatatactctttgcatgcttgcttgaattgtgttaagattgcttgacttgttctaagttagctaaaatttgccaaagactaaaattgggaaaaggataagtttttatttggtcaagtagtctaatcaccccccccctttagacatacttccgatcctacaagtggtatcagagctttggtctccatttgctttgatttccatagcttttggtggtcatagccttggtttcacaacctaggagagtatggc contains:
- the LOC119279671 gene encoding serine/arginine repetitive matrix protein 1-like translates to MAKRLARRHPVAGPVAPPPCRRLRHSPAPSPSLPCPVAGPPPPRRRPSPATLSPAPSLPCPVTGRVAPPPHRRRFPAPSPALPLIHGPPHILECCGDAAGAGIDDAITAAHHDAVYAVLIYVSGLTAATNGSKPRISSKTMIMALPNHRPCNQISWNTIVRPSRHQPV